Sequence from the Segatella copri genome:
TTGCGCTGATTCCTATGTACCTCCTCATCGGTGTATGGGGTAGTGGTGCAAAGGAGTATTCAGCCATGAAGTTGACTTTGATGTTGATGGGTGGTTCTGCCCTTTTGGTTATCGGTATCCTGGGAATCTACTTCTACAGTGGTGCTCAGACCTTCGAAATCCTCGATATCGCTCACCATACCAATGGTGCTCATGCGATTCCTGAGAGCGTGCAGAACGTGTTCTTCCCATTGCTCTTCATCGGTTTCGGTATCCTCGGTGCGCTGTTCCCATTCCACACATGGTCTCCTGATGGTCACGCCAGTGCGCCTACAGCCGTATCTATGTTGCACGCCGGTGTATTGATGAAGCTCGGTGGTTACGGTTGCTTCCGTATCGCCATGTTCCTCTTGCCAGCTGCTACTCACGGCTTCTGGATCAAGGTGTTCCTCGTACTGACTACTATCTCTATTGTATATGGTGCTTTGTCAGCATGTGTACAGACCGACTTGAAGTACATCAACGCTTACTCATCAGTATCTCACTGTGGTATGGTGCTCTTCGCTCTCTGTATGATGACCGAGACAGCTGCTACTGGTGCTATCCTCCAGATGTTGTCTCACGGTTTGATGACCGCCCTCTTCTTCGCCGTTATCGGTATGATTTACCATCAGGCTGGTACACGTGACGTACGTTACCTGGGTGGTTTGATGAAGATTATCCCATTCCTCTCAGTAGGTTATGCGGTAGCAGGTTTGGCTAACCTCGGTTTGCCAGGTTTCTCAGGTTTCGTTGCCGAGATGACCATCTTCGTAGGTTCTTTCCAGAATGCAGATACATTCCATCGTGTATGTACCATCATCGCTTGTACATCAATCGTAGTAACAGCGGTTTACATCTTGCGTTGTGTAGGTAAGATCCTTTATCAGAAGGTTCCTAGCCCTAAGTTGGAGAAGCTCCACGATGCTACCTGGGACGAGCGTATCGCTGTAGCAGGTCTTATTGCCTGCGTTGCAGGTCTCGGTATGTTCCCACTCTGGGCAGAGGAGATTATCATGGACGCTGTAGGTCCTATCTTTAGTGTAATCATGTAATAAATATCAGAAGAAATGAATTACAGTCAATTTTTAAATATGATTCCAGAAGCTACCCTGATGGTAGTTCTGTTGATCACTTTCATTGCTGACTTCTGCAGTTCCAAGAGCGCAGACCGTAAGTGGTTCAATCCTCTGGTATGTCTCTTGATGGTGGCTCACATTGCCATCAATATCTTCCCAACAGAAGCCACAGAGGCATTTGGCGGCATGTACACAACAGGTCCTGCTGCCGGTGTCCTGAAGACTATCCTGGCGCTGGGTACCCTCATCGTGATGGTACAGGCTAAGGAGTGGTTGAGCCGCGAGGACACAGCCTTCAAGGAGGGTGAGTTCTATATGCTGATTATCTCTACCTTGCTCGGTATGAACATGATGGTTAGTGCCAACCACTTCCTCCTGTTCTTCCTCGGTCTCGAAATGGCATCTGTGCCAATGGCTTGCTTGGTAGCATTCGATAAGTACCGTCACAATTCTGCTGAGGCAGGAGCTAAGTTCATCCTTACTGCTACTTTCTCAAGTGGCGTGATGATCTACGGTATCTCGCTGCTCTATGCTGCTTGTGGTACTTTGTACTTCGATGATGTAGCAAAGGTTATCTCTGCATCTCCATTGACCATCGCCGGTATGGTATTCTTCTTCAGTGGTCTCGGTTTCAAGATTTCCTTGGTTCCATTCCACTTCTGGACAGCCGATTCATACCAGGGTGCACCAACTACTGTTACAGGTTACTTGTCAGTAGTATCTAAGGGTGCTGCAGCGTTCACTCTCTGCGCTATCCTCATGAAGGTGTTCCAGCCAATGGTAGAGTACTGGACCGTATTGCTTTACATCGTGATTGTACTTTCTATCACTATCGCCAACCTGTTTGCCATCCGTCAGAGCGACCTGAAGCGTTTCATGGCATTCTCTTCTATCTCTCAGGCAGGTTACATCATGTTGGCTGTGGTAGGTAACTCAGCGATGAGCGTGAGCGCCCTGACTTACTATGTATTGATTTACGTAGTAGCCAACCTGAGCGTCTTCACCATCATCTCATCTATTGAGGAGCACAACAACGGTACTGTTCAGATGGACAGCTACAATGGTTTGTACAAGACCAACCCACGTCTGGCATTCCTGATGACCTTGGCATTGTTCTCATTGGGTGGTATTCCTCCATTTGCCGGAATGTTCTCGAAGTTCTTCGTGTTCATGGCAGCGGTTGGAACACACGACATCCACACCACATTGGGAGCCTGGGCATACGGCGTAGTATTCATCGCGTTGGTAAACACAGTTATCAGCTTGTACTACTATCTGCTCATCGTGAAGGCTATGTTCATCAAGCACAGCGATAATCCGCTTCCTACTTTCCAGAGCGCATGCTCAACCAAGTTGGCGCTTGCTATCTGCACCGTAGGTATCGTAGCATTCGGTATTTGCTCATTCGTCTTCGACTGGATTTCAGTTGCAGTGAATGCGTAAATCATCAATAATTTATAAAAATCCCGCTAATCGTATAGATTGGCGGGATTTTTTTTTGTTTTATCTAAAATTTGCAGTACCTTTGCACCCCGAAAGAGGCATGGTGCCTCCACTATAAATTGTAAATTATAAATTATAAATTTAAAATGGATAAGTTACCAATGAATGATGTTCCGATGCTCGTAAGCGCCATCAACTTCCTGCTTCGTGACCACGAGTTTGAAACACTCGATGAGATTTGTAATCACTTCAATGTGAACCGTGCGGCATTAGAAGCCAAAATGGCTACCCAAGGTTTTGAGTGGTCAGAGCAGCAGAATAAATTCTGGTAAAACCCACACGCTCAGAAAAGTATAGTCAGCACGCCCTGTAAGGGCAGAAGCTCCTAGCCCAGGGCAACACCCTGGGTAAATGTAATTGCATTTAAAAACGCCCTGTAAGGGCAAAAGCTTTTAAAAAATATAAATTATTAATTAATTATGACTCCTCCTCGACCCTTGTGGAAGTCTGTACAAGACTATGTTTTGATTGCGATAGGTATGATATCCTACGCTATTGGATGGAATGTATTCCTCTTGCCAACCAATGTAACAGCAAGCGGACTTCCTGGTATCTCCAGTATTATCTATTGGGCAACCGGTTGCCCTGTGCAAATTCCGTATTTCATCGTCAACGCCACCTTATTAATATGTGCGTTCAAGATTTTGGGAGCTAAGTTCTGTGTCAAGACCGTTTATGCCGTTATCGTGGTAACCATCCTGACCTCTTTCTTCTCCAGCCGTTTAGGTGATGTTCATCTTTTGGAAAACCAACCTTTATGGGCTGCTTTCCTGGGTGCCGTTTTCTGTGGCTGCGGAATCGGACTCGGTTTCTCGGTTGGTGGAAGTACGGGTGGTACGGATATTATCGCCGCCATCGTCAACAAGTATCGCGACATTTCTCTAGGTAGAGTGATTATGATATGCGACATCTTCATCATCAGTTCCAGTTATCTGGTGGTACACGATTGGGAGAAGGTGTTATATGGTTATGTAGTTCTTTGCGTTCAGGCATTCTGCATCGACCAGGTGGTAAACAGCAGAAGACGAAGCGTACAGTTCTTTATCATTTCACAGAAGTATGAGGAGATAGGCAAGCGTATCAATGTAGATGCTGATAGGGGAGTAACGGTGGTGAATGCCAGCGGTTTTTATTCCGGTCAGGATGTGAAGATGCTTTTCGTGTTAGCCAAGCAGCGTCAGGCTCCTGCTATCTTCCGTCTTATCAGCGAGATTGATCCCCATGCCTTTGTCAGTCAGAGTGCCGTTATCGGTGTGTATGGTGAAGGTTTTGACAAGATTAAATATAAAAGCAAAAAAGAGCACGGAGTTTAATATTCCGTGCTTTTTTGTGTTATAACAAATGAGTTTCGGAAAAAATCACTATAGCCATCAAATCTATTCAACTATTAGGAGGTTATATAGGGTTCATATTGCAAAAATACCAATAATTTTTAGCAATACAAAGAAAAGACAGACAGATTCTTTGGCATATTCAGATAATTTTCTTATTTTTGCAAAGGTAAAATATTAAAAGGAGCAATCATGAATCAGAATATGAAACGTTTGCCTTACGGCATCAATGACTTTGAGGCTGTTATAGAGCAAAATCAATATTATGTGGATAAGACGATGTATTTGCCTTTGTTGGAAAACCAACCTAGCAACATCTTCTTCATTCGTCCACGTCGGTTTGGTAAGAGCATATTCCTGAGTATGCTCCATGCTTATTACGACTGTAGCAAGAAAGAGAAATTTCAAACTCTTTTCGGTGATTTATGGGTAGGTAAGCATCCTACTCCTTTACAGGGGAAGTTTCAGATTCTTCACCTTGATTTCTCGTATGTAGGTGGTAGTATCGACAAGTTGGAGGAAAACTTCAATATGTATCTTCGTGTCAAATTAGATGGCTTCATGCGAGTTTATCAGGAATTTTATCCAGAAGATGTTAAGAAGAAGTTCTTTAAGTCTGATTCTGCTACGGAGAAATTAGCTTTGCTTCAGGATGAGACTGCCACCAAGAACCTTCCTCTCTATCTGATTATCGATGAATATGACAATTTCACCAATACTGTGCTCAATGAGCAGGGTGAGAATGTATATTGGGCAATCACCCATGCCGATGGCTTCTACCGTGATGTCTTCAAGAAGTTCAAGGGTATGTTTGAACGTATTTTCATCACAGGTGTCAGTCCTGTTACCTTGGACGATGTGACGAGTGGGTTCAATATTGGCTGGCATATCTCCACCAAGCCAGAGTTCAATCAGATGTTGGGCTTCTCCATGGAGGAAGTACGCAAGATGTTTGCTTATTACAAGGAAGTGGGAGGTATTCCTGCAGCAAGCGATATCGAGGCGATGATAGACGAGATGAAACCTTGGTATGATAACTATTGTTTTTCTGAGGATGCTCTGCATACTCAGAGTAAGGTGTTCAATAGTGATATGGTCATCTATTATCTCCGAAATTATATAGATAGGGGAGAAGCTCCAAAGCAGATGATAGACCCAAACACAAAGACTGACTACAACAAGATGAAGAAACTTCTTCAGTTGGATAAGTTGGATGGCGACCGCAAAGGTGTTATCCGCACGATAGCCGAGACGGGGCAGATTGTGGCTCCTTTGACAGAAACCTTTTCTGCCTATAGGTTGACCGACCCTCAGATATTTACGAGTCTGCTGTTTTATTATGGTATGTTGACCATCAAGGGAACTCGTGGCGATAAGATGATATTGGGTATTCCAAACAATAATGTCCGTAAGCAGTACTATGGCTATTTGATGGACTTGTATGAGGAAAGGTCATACGTAGATACCAATCAACTTACTGATTATTATTATGATATGGCGTACGAGGGTAAGTGGCGTGAAGGATTACAGTTTATGGCAGATGCCTATTCCAAGGTATCGTCAGTTCGTGACGGCATAGAGTCGGAGCGTAATCTTCAAGGTTTCTTCATGGCATATCTGAATTTGAACAATTACTATTATACTGCACCGGAGCTAGAGTTGAACCATGGCTATTGTGATTTTTTCCTTTTGCCAAATCTTACTCATTATGCTACGAAGCATAGTTATATCCTGGAGCTGAAGGTGTTGTCGAAGAAAGATTACGAGTCAAAGTCAGAGGTTGGCAAACTTTCTAAGGCAGAAGCCCAATGGCAAGAGGCTGAGGAACAAATCAAGCGATATGCCGCAGCTCCAAGGGTCGAGGCGCTGCGCCAGGGTACAACGCTCCATAAAATCATCATGCAGTTTGTAGCTGGCAAGTTGGTGAGGATGGAGGAGGTGGTATGTTGAGAGACATTGAATTATTTTAGTGTTCAAAGAGCACGGAGTTTAATATTCCGTGCTTTTTTTGTGCATCAGGAAAAGTCAAGAGGGTGAATCATAAACTTATGACACACCCTCACTTTACCAAAAGAGCAAGTACGGGTTCGGTAAGTCCAGTTGAAGGGTAGCAACTCAAGTAGTTCAGTAAGACAATTCAAGTATTTCAGTAAGCTAGTTCAGACGTCTCAGTTAGCTAATGCAGACGTCTCGATAAGCTTACAGATACGTCTCCGTTAGCTTACGCAGTAATATCTGTAACCCGATGCAGTAATATCTGTAACCCGACGCAGTAATATCTGTAACCCGACGCAGTAATATCTGTACCCCGATGCAGTAATATCTGTACCCCGATGCAGCCATATCAGTTACCCGATGCAGTAATATCAGTAACCCAGCGCAGCCTTCATATGAACAAATTTTATGTAATCATCTATCATCCATCACGATTTGAATGTATCATACATTTTAATATGTTAATATACAGATACTTGAATAGCGTGATAGATACTTCAAATACGGAAATATCCCTCACGCTATCCCTCACGATTTGGGGTTATCCCTCACGATTTTCTCACTACACTTTATCAGATACTGCATATCATTGTTGAAAAGCTTGCGATGGATGGCATCTGAGAAAGGTTACGGTTTCTAGAAGTGAAACAAACTGATACGTGTGGTTTAACGATTTTAGTTGACCAAGAAATTGATTTTGATATAGGTTACGAGACGAATATTCCTTGGATTGAGGCAATCTGAGGCTTTGTTGCTAGGCAATTCAAAATGATTCGTTTAAAACGATACGAGTCAGTTTAAGTTAATATAGGTGGATAAGATGAAAAATATCGTAAAAAATAACATAAAATAGCTATTGTTGGCAAAAAAATCACTAACTTTGGAATAAAAAATGTGTTAAGCAATGAACATAAGTAAAAATAAATTATCACATATAATATTCATATTTATCACGTTGGTCTCACTGACTATCATGATTTCATGTTCGAGTGAAGAAGAAATTGTTGTTCCAAAGGAAGAAAATGAACAAACAGTCATAATGTTTTTCCCTTGGAGTTCAAATTTGTTACCTTATTTTCAACAAAACATAAAAGATTTTTCTAAAAGTATAGAAGAAAGAGGCTCACAAAATGCACGAGTCATGGTCTGTTTAGCTACAACGCCAAATACTGCGGATCTCATGGAATTAAAGTATGATAATGGAAGTTGTTTCGTTGAGAATATTAGAACTTATGACAATCAAAGATTTACTTCGCAAGAGGGTATTTCTAATATATTGAAGGCTATAAAAGAATATGCGCCTGGAAAGAAATATGGATTAATTATCGGCTGCCATGGAATGGGATGGTTGCCAGTAATTCATACAAAATCCAATGAAACTCAAGAGATATTTCATTATAATGTAAGTAATGGCCCAATGACAAGATATTTCGGTGGATTAACACAGGAATATCAAATAGAAACGTCTGTCTTGGCTCAAGCAATTTTAGAGTCCGGAATTACTATGGAATATATACTATTTGATGATTGCTATATGTCTTCAATCGAGGTTGCATATGATTTAAAAGATGTCACGAAATATTTAATAGCTAGTCCCACTGAAGTAATGGCATATGGATTCCCATATCATGAATGTGGGAAATATCTTATAGGAAATGTTGATTATGAGGGAGTTATTCAAGCATTTTATGAGTTTTATAGTCAATATACATATCCATATGGTACAGCAGCTGTTACGAATTGTCAAGAATTAGAACAATTGGCAAATATTGTGAAAAGAATTAATATCGAAAATCAAAATAATAATATATCAGCAAATAGTATCCAGGTAATGGATGGATATACTCCGACTATTTTCTTTGATTTTGAAGACTATATTAATAAGATTTGTAATGATAGTGTGATTCTTGATGAATTTTCAAATCAATTGAGGAAAACAATATTATTCAAATGTCATACTCCACAATACTATTCTGCTTTTAAAGGAATATTGCCCATTAATCATTATTCTGGTATTACTACTTCTGATCCTAGTAGTAATAGACTTTCAAATCCAAAAATATATACACGATGGTATAATGCCACCCATTAATTTGTATGAATTGGGATTCGATAAAGTCTATATTAAAATTATCAATTCCTCTAATTATATCTCAATTAGGCTTGTTTTTTGTCCAACTGTCAGATATTGTAATGGTTGGACAAATAGGTTCTCGTGACTTGGCTGCAATTTCTTTTGGTGGGAATGTTTATTTTTTTATTTATATATTTGGAATTGGCATCGTAAGTGGTTTAGTCCCAATTATAGGAGAAGTTTATTCGAAATTTCATTTATCTAGGACGTTATTGCACAATGCAATAGTTCTATTTACGATATTGGGATTTATATTTATGGGATTTCAAATATCGTTAATACCTTTTTTGAATACTTAGGCCAACCTAAGGATGTGATAAATATCGCGATACGATACTATATATATATCAATCTCAACGGTTCCATTAATTATATTCTGTATTTTTAGATATTTTTTAGAAGGAATTGGAAATACGAGAGCTGTTATGGTATCTATGTCGAATAATTCAAACAATCTTCTGCAAGATTTGATTGGCAAGGATTCCTCGGCTTGGCTGATGAAGTCATCCTCATGGCTTCTAATGTAAGCATCTATGTCTTCCTCCTTTACAAGGATTGGGCCTTTGATGTTTGTAAAGATGAAAGGGTAGCAGTCGTCATATTTTATATTGAAATGAAAATACCCCAACCCTCTTGAGAAAGTAGGTTGGGGTTATTAGTTATGGTATCCAGCATAAAAGAAAAACGTTAGTTTTCGCTTTTATCAGTAGCTCAGATTTTGAACCATATCCAAAGGTAGCTGGGTCGCTTTAGCAACCTGTTCTGTTGGAAGTCCCATAGCCAGCAAACGTTGAGCAGTTTCTATATTAGCTTCTATTCTACCTTCCCTTTTCGCCGTATCAATAGAGTTCTTGATATCCCGATATGCCATCTTGCTTGCTTCATATTCCCGAATCTCCTGTGGTGTGAATTTGGCAATCTCGGCTTCTTCGAAAAGTCGGTCAAAAACCTTGTCGCACAGCTCCTTTGGGCGTTGGGTAAGCTTATAGAGGTTCTTCAGTGCATATAGCCATTTATCATACAATGTTTCCAGTTCATCCAAAGTCTTGTCGAATTTGGCAATCTCTACATAGATAAACTCCAGCTTATCGTAAAAAATCTTATGGGTAGCGGTATCGCACAACTGTACATGGTGGCGGATTTCCTCCTTGTCGAAGGCGTCCTCGTTCATGTT
This genomic interval carries:
- a CDS encoding complex I subunit 4 family protein, translated to MNLSIFVIVPLLMLLGLWLARNDKQVRGVMVAGASVLLGLSIYLVFAFLEARETMPADQAPMLFTYCVPWFEPLHINYSLGVDGISVVMILLTSIIVFTGTFASWQMEPMKKEYFLWFTLLSIGVYGFFISIDMFTMFMFYEVALIPMYLLIGVWGSGAKEYSAMKLTLMLMGGSALLVIGILGIYFYSGAQTFEILDIAHHTNGAHAIPESVQNVFFPLLFIGFGILGALFPFHTWSPDGHASAPTAVSMLHAGVLMKLGGYGCFRIAMFLLPAATHGFWIKVFLVLTTISIVYGALSACVQTDLKYINAYSSVSHCGMVLFALCMMTETAATGAILQMLSHGLMTALFFAVIGMIYHQAGTRDVRYLGGLMKIIPFLSVGYAVAGLANLGLPGFSGFVAEMTIFVGSFQNADTFHRVCTIIACTSIVVTAVYILRCVGKILYQKVPSPKLEKLHDATWDERIAVAGLIACVAGLGMFPLWAEEIIMDAVGPIFSVIM
- a CDS encoding NADH-quinone oxidoreductase subunit N, coding for MNYSQFLNMIPEATLMVVLLITFIADFCSSKSADRKWFNPLVCLLMVAHIAINIFPTEATEAFGGMYTTGPAAGVLKTILALGTLIVMVQAKEWLSREDTAFKEGEFYMLIISTLLGMNMMVSANHFLLFFLGLEMASVPMACLVAFDKYRHNSAEAGAKFILTATFSSGVMIYGISLLYAACGTLYFDDVAKVISASPLTIAGMVFFFSGLGFKISLVPFHFWTADSYQGAPTTVTGYLSVVSKGAAAFTLCAILMKVFQPMVEYWTVLLYIVIVLSITIANLFAIRQSDLKRFMAFSSISQAGYIMLAVVGNSAMSVSALTYYVLIYVVANLSVFTIISSIEEHNNGTVQMDSYNGLYKTNPRLAFLMTLALFSLGGIPPFAGMFSKFFVFMAAVGTHDIHTTLGAWAYGVVFIALVNTVISLYYYLLIVKAMFIKHSDNPLPTFQSACSTKLALAICTVGIVAFGICSFVFDWISVAVNA
- a CDS encoding DUF4250 domain-containing protein, which produces MDKLPMNDVPMLVSAINFLLRDHEFETLDEICNHFNVNRAALEAKMATQGFEWSEQQNKFW
- a CDS encoding YitT family protein; the protein is MTPPRPLWKSVQDYVLIAIGMISYAIGWNVFLLPTNVTASGLPGISSIIYWATGCPVQIPYFIVNATLLICAFKILGAKFCVKTVYAVIVVTILTSFFSSRLGDVHLLENQPLWAAFLGAVFCGCGIGLGFSVGGSTGGTDIIAAIVNKYRDISLGRVIMICDIFIISSSYLVVHDWEKVLYGYVVLCVQAFCIDQVVNSRRRSVQFFIISQKYEEIGKRINVDADRGVTVVNASGFYSGQDVKMLFVLAKQRQAPAIFRLISEIDPHAFVSQSAVIGVYGEGFDKIKYKSKKEHGV
- a CDS encoding ATP-binding protein yields the protein MNQNMKRLPYGINDFEAVIEQNQYYVDKTMYLPLLENQPSNIFFIRPRRFGKSIFLSMLHAYYDCSKKEKFQTLFGDLWVGKHPTPLQGKFQILHLDFSYVGGSIDKLEENFNMYLRVKLDGFMRVYQEFYPEDVKKKFFKSDSATEKLALLQDETATKNLPLYLIIDEYDNFTNTVLNEQGENVYWAITHADGFYRDVFKKFKGMFERIFITGVSPVTLDDVTSGFNIGWHISTKPEFNQMLGFSMEEVRKMFAYYKEVGGIPAASDIEAMIDEMKPWYDNYCFSEDALHTQSKVFNSDMVIYYLRNYIDRGEAPKQMIDPNTKTDYNKMKKLLQLDKLDGDRKGVIRTIAETGQIVAPLTETFSAYRLTDPQIFTSLLFYYGMLTIKGTRGDKMILGIPNNNVRKQYYGYLMDLYEERSYVDTNQLTDYYYDMAYEGKWREGLQFMADAYSKVSSVRDGIESERNLQGFFMAYLNLNNYYYTAPELELNHGYCDFFLLPNLTHYATKHSYILELKVLSKKDYESKSEVGKLSKAEAQWQEAEEQIKRYAAAPRVEALRQGTTLHKIIMQFVAGKLVRMEEVVC
- a CDS encoding clostripain-related cysteine peptidase, producing MNISKNKLSHIIFIFITLVSLTIMISCSSEEEIVVPKEENEQTVIMFFPWSSNLLPYFQQNIKDFSKSIEERGSQNARVMVCLATTPNTADLMELKYDNGSCFVENIRTYDNQRFTSQEGISNILKAIKEYAPGKKYGLIIGCHGMGWLPVIHTKSNETQEIFHYNVSNGPMTRYFGGLTQEYQIETSVLAQAILESGITMEYILFDDCYMSSIEVAYDLKDVTKYLIASPTEVMAYGFPYHECGKYLIGNVDYEGVIQAFYEFYSQYTYPYGTAAVTNCQELEQLANIVKRINIENQNNNISANSIQVMDGYTPTIFFDFEDYINKICNDSVILDEFSNQLRKTILFKCHTPQYYSAFKGILPINHYSGITTSDPSSNRLSNPKIYTRWYNATH
- a CDS encoding MATE family efflux transporter, giving the protein MNWDSIKSILKLSIPLIISQLGLFFVQLSDIVMVGQIGSRDLAAISFGGNVYFFIYIFGIGIVSGLVPIIGEVYSKFHLSRTLLHNAIVLFTILGFIFMGFQISLIPFLNT
- a CDS encoding Rpn family recombination-promoting nuclease/putative transposase, yielding MKQVEERYISLLTDFGFKRIFGTAMNKDLLICFLNSLFNGRQVVKDVSYLNPEHVGDVYTDRKAIFDVYCEGENGEKFIVEMQNAYQAYFKDRSLFYSTFPIREQAPKGSDWDFKLNHVYTVALLNFNMNEDAFDKEEIRHHVQLCDTATHKIFYDKLEFIYVEIAKFDKTLDELETLYDKWLYALKNLYKLTQRPKELCDKVFDRLFEEAEIAKFTPQEIREYEASKMAYRDIKNSIDTAKREGRIEANIETAQRLLAMGLPTEQVAKATQLPLDMVQNLSY